A region from the Aegilops tauschii subsp. strangulata cultivar AL8/78 chromosome 5, Aet v6.0, whole genome shotgun sequence genome encodes:
- the LOC109757710 gene encoding transcription factor VIP1 produces the protein MDPRFQLPTPVPSSGGAGVRGHHRRAHSETFLRFPDTDLFLDPDGDFSFSDLDFPSLSDDSPAVSDPTPPPPPPMAASSSQTPAPRPPGGTHNRSLSLDAAFFEGLALQGGGGGGCGGHKRSGSMDGVNSPFEGESALSGGLDYAKKAMPAERIAELALLDPKRAKRILANRQSAARSKERKIKYTGELERKVQTLQTEATTLSAQLTLLQRDTSGLTTENRELKLRLQSMEEQAKLRDALNDALREEVQRLKIAAGQAPNMNGSQFNGGLQQIPSYFSQQHQRQQQQQHQQQMAYLGGHQAQRHHPNHHQSPSNGGQSLSGLSLDDSMDFI, from the exons ATGGACCCGCGCTTCCAGCTGCCCACTCCGGTGCCGTCCTCCGGCGGCGCTGGTGTGCGAGGGCACCACCGGCGGGCCCATTCGGAGACGTTTCTGCGCTTCCCCGACACCGACCTCTTCCTCGACCCCGATGGAGACTTCTCCTTCTCCGACCTCGACTTCCCATCCCTCTCCGACGACTCCCCGGCGGTCTCCGACCCGAccccgcctcctcccccgccgatGGCGGCCAGCTCGTCCCAGACACCGGCTCCCCGTCCACCGGGCGGGACCCACAACAGGAGCCTCTCCCTTGACGCCGCCTTCTTCGAGGGCCTCGCCTTGCAGGGGGGAGGAGGCGGGGGTTGTGGTGGCCATAAGAGGAGCGGGTCCATGGATGGGGTGAACTCGCCGTTCGAAGGCGAGTCGGCGCTGTCGGGCGGGCTGGACTACGCCAAGAAGGCCATGCCGGCCGAGAGGATCGCCGAGCTAGCTCTCCTTGACCCCAAACGCGCAAAGAG GATTTTGGCAAACCGGCAGTCGGCAGCGAGGTCGAAGGAGAGGAAGATCAAGTATACCGGTGAGCTAGAGAGGAAGGTCCAGACACTGCAGACCGAGGCCACTACGCTATCAGCACAGCTTACACTTCTCCAG AGGGATACTTCTGGTTTAACTACCGAGAATAGAGAACTCAAACTTCGGTTGCAGTCCATGGAGGAGCAAGCTAAACTACGGGATG CTCTAAATGACGCTCTGCGAGAAGAAGTCCAGCGGCTTAAGATAGCTGCAGGGCAAGCTCCAAACATGAATGGGAGTCAATTCAACGGCGGACTCCAGCAGATTCCATCCTATTTCTCTCAGCAACACCAgcgacagcagcagcagcagcatcaacaaCAGATGGCTTACTTAGGTGGGCACCAAGCTCAGCGTCACCATCCAAACCATCACCAGAGCCCATCGAATGGTGGCCAGTCGCTGAGTGGTCTGTCCCTAGACGACTCCATGGATTTCATTTGA